A genomic region of Porticoccaceae bacterium LTM1 contains the following coding sequences:
- the secG gene encoding preprotein translocase subunit SecG, with translation MENIILIFHVLVALAIIGLILLQQGKGAEVGASFGAGASQTIFGSSGSWNFFSKMTAIFATIFFVTSFGLAILAKEKSSPEAEILPAAEIVDEVVEQESDVPVVEEESVSEDVPEVPVEETVEQEEEK, from the coding sequence ATGGAAAATATTATTCTGATCTTTCATGTTCTGGTAGCGCTGGCCATTATTGGTTTGATTTTGTTGCAACAGGGCAAAGGTGCTGAAGTTGGTGCATCTTTTGGTGCCGGTGCATCTCAAACTATTTTTGGTAGCTCTGGTAGTTGGAATTTTTTTAGTAAGATGACAGCAATTTTTGCTACCATCTTTTTCGTAACCAGCTTTGGTCTGGCAATTCTGGCTAAGGAGAAATCCTCTCCTGAAGCGGAAATTCTGCCTGCAGCAGAAATTGTGGACGAAGTTGTTGAGCAGGAATCTGATGTTCCTGTGGTTGAGGAAGAAAGTGTTTCTGAAGATGTTCCTGAGGTGCCGGTAGAAGAAACGGTAGAGCAGGAAGAGGAAAAGTGA
- the tpiA gene encoding triose-phosphate isomerase encodes MRLPLIAGNWKMHGSLQSVVELSKALVGWNPESKAEMAVCPPSVFLSVVAKELQGSSVALGAQNVSEHQQGAYTGEVSGDMLAELGCRYAIVGHSERRALFAETDRQIAEKFIAAQRAGLTPILCVGETLEQREADATLDVIAEQLGVVIDVAGLEAVAKGVVAYEPVWAIGTGKTATPEQAQQVHAAIRLQLGEAGAKTRVLYGGSVKAANAAEIFAQPDIDGALVGGASLVAEEFLEVGRLAAQ; translated from the coding sequence ATGCGATTACCGCTGATAGCTGGCAACTGGAAAATGCACGGTTCTCTGCAATCCGTTGTTGAGTTGAGTAAAGCGCTGGTTGGTTGGAATCCAGAAAGTAAGGCTGAAATGGCAGTTTGCCCGCCGTCTGTTTTTTTGTCGGTAGTGGCAAAAGAGCTTCAAGGCAGTTCGGTTGCCTTGGGTGCTCAAAATGTCAGTGAGCATCAGCAGGGTGCTTATACCGGAGAGGTTTCCGGTGATATGCTGGCTGAGCTGGGCTGTCGTTATGCAATTGTTGGGCACTCCGAGCGTCGTGCGCTATTTGCCGAAACGGATCGCCAGATTGCTGAAAAGTTTATAGCGGCGCAGCGTGCCGGTCTGACACCAATTTTGTGTGTCGGTGAAACGCTGGAGCAACGCGAAGCTGACGCTACGCTGGATGTAATTGCTGAACAGTTGGGTGTCGTGATTGATGTTGCCGGACTTGAAGCAGTTGCCAAAGGTGTTGTTGCCTATGAGCCAGTTTGGGCTATTGGTACCGGCAAGACGGCTACACCGGAGCAGGCGCAGCAGGTTCATGCTGCGATCCGCCTGCAGTTGGGTGAGGCTGGTGCAAAAACGCGGGTGCTTTACGGTGGCAGTGTGAAGGCGGCGAATGCGGCTGAAATATTTGCCCAGCCTGATATTGATGGTGCGTTAGTTGGTGGCGCCTCTTTGGTTGCTGAAGAATTTCTGGAAGTTGGCCGTTTGGCTGCCCAGTAA
- the glmM gene encoding phosphoglucosamine mutase: MTTARSYFGTDGIRGLVGQFPVTADFVVKLGWAAGKVFGQRSKGRKLILVGKDTRVSGYMFESALQAGIIASGVDVGLLGPMPTPAIAYLTRTFHAQAGIVISASHNPYYDNGIKFFGADGCKLPDDIEREIERYLDEPMITVESSQLGRAHRVNDASGRYIEFCKGVLPRDFDLSSLKIAVDCANGATYHIAPNVLRELGAKVIELSVAPDGVNINQNCGSTKPAALQKAVVEQGADLGVAFDGDGDRLVFVDHKGELIDGDEILYIIARHRMQNGQGCNGVAGTLMSNFGLEKAFEQMSVPFVRTKVGDRYVIEAMKENGWSLGGENSGHIVCSDVTTTGDGVISALLVLHAMRDSNLTLHELKQGMEKYPQVMINVRISGKVDLEDYPEIADAVASAQAELGGRGRVLLRPSGTEPLIRVMVEGDDLPWVETLAKRIANVVENTLA, from the coding sequence ATGACAACGGCACGAAGCTATTTTGGCACCGACGGTATTCGCGGTCTGGTGGGGCAATTTCCGGTAACCGCAGACTTTGTGGTCAAACTGGGATGGGCAGCAGGTAAGGTTTTTGGTCAGCGCAGCAAGGGGCGCAAGTTGATATTGGTGGGCAAGGACACTCGAGTGTCCGGCTATATGTTTGAATCTGCGCTGCAGGCTGGCATTATCGCCTCGGGTGTAGATGTGGGGCTGCTTGGGCCAATGCCAACACCGGCAATCGCTTACCTGACTCGCACGTTCCACGCTCAGGCCGGAATTGTAATCAGTGCCTCTCACAATCCCTATTACGATAACGGTATCAAGTTTTTTGGTGCGGATGGCTGCAAGCTTCCCGATGATATTGAGCGGGAGATTGAGCGCTATCTGGACGAGCCGATGATCACTGTTGAGTCCAGTCAGCTTGGTCGAGCGCACCGCGTCAATGACGCATCCGGCCGTTATATCGAGTTCTGTAAAGGGGTGCTGCCTCGTGACTTTGATCTCTCCAGCCTGAAGATTGCGGTGGATTGCGCCAACGGAGCCACCTATCACATTGCCCCCAATGTATTGCGTGAGCTTGGTGCCAAGGTGATTGAGCTGTCAGTGGCGCCTGATGGTGTGAATATCAACCAGAATTGCGGCTCCACCAAACCTGCCGCCCTGCAGAAAGCGGTAGTCGAGCAGGGAGCTGATTTGGGGGTGGCGTTTGATGGTGATGGCGATCGCCTGGTGTTTGTGGACCATAAAGGTGAATTGATTGATGGTGATGAAATTCTTTACATCATCGCCCGTCACCGCATGCAGAATGGGCAGGGGTGCAACGGTGTGGCCGGAACACTGATGAGTAATTTCGGTTTGGAAAAAGCTTTCGAGCAGATGTCAGTTCCTTTTGTTCGTACCAAGGTCGGTGATCGCTATGTGATTGAAGCCATGAAAGAAAATGGCTGGTCACTGGGTGGCGAAAACTCAGGGCATATTGTCTGCTCGGATGTCACAACTACTGGAGATGGCGTTATTTCTGCGTTGTTGGTGTTGCATGCAATGCGAGATAGCAACCTGACACTCCATGAGCTCAAGCAGGGTATGGAAAAATATCCCCAGGTGATGATCAATGTACGTATCTCCGGCAAGGTTGATCTTGAGGATTACCCTGAAATTGCTGATGCAGTCGCTTCTGCGCAGGCGGAGCTGGGTGGTCGTGGCCGAGTATTGCTGCGCCCTTCAGGCACTGAACCGTTGATTCGTGTGATGGTGGAAGGGGATGATTTGCCGTGGGTGGAAACCCTGGCAAAGCGTATTGCCAACGTTGTTGAAAATACTTTGGCATAA
- the folP gene encoding dihydropteroate synthase, which translates to MASLIDLLTLPRTQVMGIVNVTPDSFSDGGKLCDGVSVHLDSVLRTVEKMVADGADWVDVGGESTRPGAKPVPVVEELDRVIPVLEAIRQRFDVPVSIDTSTAQVIRAAQAAGASMINDVRALRREGALQAAAEGNLPICLMHMQGEPDTMQQSPSYRDVVADVTAFLQERVAACEEVGIARERIILDPGFGFGKTLEHNLTLFRALPKLREEGFSLLVGVSRKNMIGTLLQRDVGERMIGSVAMALLAAQKGAAFVRVHDVRETVDALNVLAAIEQHNLEGK; encoded by the coding sequence ATGGCCAGCTTGATAGACTTGTTAACTCTGCCTCGCACTCAGGTGATGGGTATAGTTAATGTCACCCCGGATTCATTTTCAGATGGTGGCAAGCTATGTGATGGTGTGAGTGTGCACCTGGATTCGGTGCTCCGTACTGTTGAGAAGATGGTTGCTGATGGTGCGGACTGGGTAGATGTTGGTGGAGAATCCACTCGACCGGGCGCCAAACCGGTGCCTGTAGTTGAGGAGCTGGACCGGGTTATCCCGGTGCTTGAGGCAATACGTCAGCGCTTCGATGTGCCGGTTTCGATCGATACCAGTACAGCGCAAGTGATCCGGGCAGCTCAGGCTGCCGGAGCGTCGATGATTAATGATGTTCGGGCTCTGCGTCGTGAGGGTGCTTTGCAGGCGGCAGCTGAGGGTAATCTGCCAATCTGCCTAATGCACATGCAGGGTGAGCCCGACACCATGCAGCAGTCTCCCAGTTACCGGGATGTGGTCGCGGATGTAACGGCATTTCTTCAGGAGCGGGTTGCAGCGTGTGAAGAGGTTGGTATTGCCAGGGAACGCATTATTCTCGATCCGGGATTCGGGTTTGGTAAAACACTGGAACACAACCTGACGCTGTTTCGCGCATTGCCGAAATTGCGGGAGGAAGGATTTTCGTTGTTGGTGGGAGTGTCGCGCAAGAACATGATCGGCACTTTACTGCAGCGGGATGTGGGTGAACGAATGATAGGCAGCGTGGCGATGGCACTGCTGGCGGCCCAAAAAGGGGCGGCCTTTGTGCGGGTTCACGATGTTAGAGAGACGGTTGACGCGTTGAACGTTTTAGCGGCAATCGAGCAACACAATCTGGAAGGTAAATAA
- the ftsH gene encoding ATP-dependent zinc metalloprotease FtsH, with amino-acid sequence MAKNLILWLVIAAILLSVFQNFAPSGSVQEMEYSQWREALEQGRVESVEQQGLIIRGELSDGTKYETVQPQFADDKIYDVVLDERVPVKGVQPEQQSIWTSLLVASFPILLILFIFMFFMRQMQGGGGGGKGGPMSFGKSKAKLLSEDQIKTNFSDVAGVDEAKEDVHELVEFLRDPSRFQRLGGRIPRGVLMVGPPGTGKTLLAKAIAGEAKVPFFSISGSDFVEMFVGVGASRVRDMFEQAKKQSPCIVFIDEIDAVGRHRGGGWGGGNDEREQTLNQLLVEMDGFEGNEGVIVIAATNRADVLDKALLRPGRFDRQVYVGLPDIRGREQILKVHVRKVPVDERVDLKVVARGTPGFSGADLANLVNEAALFAARANKRLVTTEEFEKARDKIMMGAERRSMVMSEKEKANTAYHEAGHAIVGRMMPEHDPVHKVTIIPRGGALGVTQFLPEEDRYSLSKRQLEGQLCSLFGGRIAEELTLGVEGVTTGASNDIERATQMARNMVARWGLSEAMGPLLYGEEDSQVPGGGNPKYSDETSREIDREVRQLIDRCYSKAKTILEENMDVLHAMKDALMEYETIDSEQVDDLMARRPVRPPSDWHDGDYTGGGSGSAKSGEDKGTVGGPVNSTDG; translated from the coding sequence ATGGCTAAAAATCTGATTTTGTGGCTGGTGATAGCGGCGATTTTGCTGTCGGTATTCCAGAACTTTGCCCCTTCCGGCTCGGTGCAGGAAATGGAATATTCCCAATGGCGGGAAGCCCTTGAGCAGGGGCGAGTGGAATCGGTTGAGCAGCAGGGCTTGATAATTCGCGGCGAATTATCCGATGGCACCAAATACGAAACAGTACAGCCGCAGTTTGCTGACGATAAAATTTACGATGTAGTGTTGGATGAGCGGGTGCCGGTGAAGGGGGTTCAGCCCGAGCAACAGAGCATCTGGACTTCGCTGCTGGTGGCATCGTTCCCGATACTGCTGATTCTGTTCATCTTTATGTTCTTTATGCGTCAGATGCAGGGCGGAGGCGGCGGTGGCAAAGGTGGCCCGATGTCATTCGGCAAGAGTAAGGCCAAACTGCTGTCTGAAGACCAGATTAAAACCAATTTCTCCGATGTGGCCGGCGTTGATGAGGCCAAAGAGGATGTTCACGAACTGGTGGAGTTCCTGCGTGACCCAAGTCGCTTCCAGCGCCTGGGGGGGCGTATTCCGCGCGGTGTGCTGATGGTTGGACCTCCCGGTACTGGTAAAACCTTGCTTGCCAAGGCAATTGCCGGTGAAGCCAAGGTGCCATTCTTCTCCATTTCCGGCTCCGACTTTGTTGAAATGTTTGTTGGTGTTGGTGCATCCCGTGTTCGCGATATGTTTGAACAGGCCAAAAAGCAGTCTCCCTGTATTGTGTTTATCGATGAGATCGACGCAGTTGGTCGCCACCGTGGCGGCGGCTGGGGCGGCGGTAACGACGAGCGCGAGCAGACCCTCAACCAGCTGCTGGTTGAAATGGACGGTTTCGAAGGCAACGAAGGTGTGATTGTGATCGCTGCAACTAACCGTGCCGATGTACTGGATAAGGCCCTGCTGCGTCCCGGTCGTTTTGACCGCCAGGTGTATGTTGGTCTGCCGGATATTCGCGGTCGTGAACAGATTCTCAAGGTACACGTTCGCAAAGTGCCGGTGGATGAACGAGTAGACCTGAAGGTGGTTGCGCGTGGTACACCAGGCTTCTCCGGTGCCGATCTGGCCAACCTGGTCAACGAGGCAGCGCTGTTTGCTGCTCGTGCCAACAAGCGACTGGTGACTACCGAAGAGTTTGAAAAAGCCCGCGACAAAATCATGATGGGTGCCGAACGCCGCTCCATGGTGATGTCCGAGAAAGAGAAGGCCAATACTGCCTATCACGAGGCTGGTCACGCAATTGTAGGCCGCATGATGCCCGAGCACGATCCGGTACACAAAGTGACCATCATTCCTCGCGGTGGAGCGCTGGGTGTTACCCAGTTCCTGCCAGAAGAAGATCGTTACAGCCTCAGCAAGCGGCAGCTGGAAGGCCAGCTTTGCAGCTTGTTCGGTGGTCGAATTGCAGAAGAGCTGACTTTGGGTGTGGAGGGTGTTACTACTGGCGCATCCAACGACATTGAGCGCGCTACCCAGATGGCTCGCAACATGGTAGCTCGCTGGGGTCTCTCTGAAGCGATGGGGCCACTGCTTTACGGTGAGGAAGATTCGCAAGTGCCTGGTGGTGGTAACCCCAAATACTCGGATGAAACATCACGCGAAATTGACCGTGAAGTTCGCCAGTTGATTGATCGCTGCTACAGTAAGGCCAAAACCATTCTCGAAGAGAATATGGATGTTCTCCACGCCATGAAGGATGCGCTGATGGAGTACGAGACAATCGACTCCGAGCAGGTGGATGACTTGATGGCGCGTCGTCCGGTACGTCCGCCCAGCGACTGGCACGATGGTGACTACACCGGTGGTGGTTCCGGCTCTGCCAAGAGTGGTGAGGACAAAGGCACTGTTGGCGGACCTGTAAACAGCACTGACGGCTGA
- the rlmE gene encoding 23S rRNA (uridine(2552)-2'-O)-methyltransferase RlmE, with amino-acid sequence MSSKPDSKAKSAANKKNRSKSSGAWLREHESDQYVKRSREDGYRSRASYKLVELCEKDKLIRPGMTVVDLGAAPGGWSQVAAELVGDKGKVIASDILPMDTIAGVEFIQGDFTEDAVFEQIMAVIGDSPVDLVISDMAPNMSGMRAVDQPKAMYLVELALDMADQVLKPGGAFVAKVFQGEGFDSWLQEVRNRYQRVVTRKPDASRARSREVYVVGFGFKG; translated from the coding sequence ATGTCCTCTAAACCAGATTCAAAAGCAAAATCCGCCGCCAACAAAAAAAACCGCTCCAAAAGCAGTGGTGCCTGGCTGCGAGAGCATGAAAGTGACCAGTATGTGAAGCGTTCCCGAGAGGACGGCTATCGCTCCAGGGCCAGCTACAAGCTGGTTGAACTGTGTGAAAAAGACAAGTTGATTCGCCCTGGCATGACTGTAGTGGATCTTGGTGCGGCCCCCGGTGGTTGGTCGCAGGTAGCTGCAGAGCTGGTGGGTGATAAGGGCAAGGTGATTGCCTCTGACATTCTTCCGATGGATACCATAGCCGGTGTTGAGTTTATCCAGGGGGATTTCACCGAGGATGCGGTGTTTGAGCAGATCATGGCGGTGATCGGAGATTCGCCCGTAGACCTTGTAATCTCCGATATGGCCCCCAATATGTCTGGTATGCGTGCCGTCGATCAGCCCAAAGCGATGTATTTGGTGGAGTTGGCGCTGGATATGGCGGACCAGGTACTGAAACCTGGCGGCGCATTTGTTGCCAAAGTGTTTCAGGGTGAAGGTTTCGACAGCTGGTTGCAGGAAGTACGCAACCGCTATCAACGGGTGGTAACCCGCAAGCCTGACGCTTCCCGCGCCCGTTCCCGCGAAGTTTATGTGGTGGGTTTTGGTTTTAAGGGGTAA
- the yhbY gene encoding ribosome assembly RNA-binding protein YhbY, which yields MPLSNHDKKQLRSIGHSLNPIVTVAGNGLTENVMTEIERALTDHELIKVKFMVPDRELKKQAVEEVCRLTKAELAQMIGHIALLYRKADKPNPKLSNLLR from the coding sequence ATGCCACTTTCCAACCACGACAAAAAACAATTGCGCAGTATCGGCCACAGCCTCAATCCGATTGTGACTGTTGCCGGCAATGGCCTGACTGAAAATGTAATGACCGAAATCGAACGGGCACTTACCGATCACGAACTGATCAAGGTGAAGTTTATGGTTCCCGACCGTGAACTCAAGAAACAGGCTGTTGAGGAAGTTTGTCGACTGACCAAAGCAGAACTGGCCCAGATGATTGGCCATATAGCCTTGCTCTACCGCAAAGCAGACAAGCCAAATCCGAAACTGTCCAATCTGTTGCGCTAA
- a CDS encoding TonB-dependent receptor, which produces MNYDKNHVFKKGLLTAAISCALFGTALSVSAEEEASKAEDAAKIKEDKKDLEEVVVTGSLIPRDGFTGPNPMVVMDKDAMKERGFVNLTDVMDSLTQSTGAVQGEQYTNSFTPAAQDVNLRGFGAGRTLVLLNGRRLADYPAPYNSESNFFNFSSIPLSAVERIEVMTSGASAVYGSDAIAGVVNIITRKNVEDTTISFRRGTTTEGGGDSQQLQFVTGHSFDRGSFTITGEYQEQDPIYGKDRGFMDSYMDRPLSVRYPDRAILTMDNFTAHYIDPGSDACDDSLTGYGYSERPDKPAGAGLYCGNDGDGEESLRSYRERMSVFFDGRYELNNGVELFANAMYWDSTVEQRNFKLWWGGDILTEDFDWIYLQRFFTANETGDQEVGFDENTWNLTLGAKGEVALFNKTFDWEVALTNSEYDYASSQVRFKEEAIDEYFLGTEDLWGYGYLSGNPDHSIYTAFTPEILGPMMGMNNETGDSYGRQLSAKITGELTEFNWMAGPIQMALQMEYAKQGYTLAPHPRALDKTGNGWWGLSATGGGGDRNRSAVGMEFLLPVTDDLEVTVASRYDRYDDGSDVGGRPTSQVKFLFSPVDWLTVRGGWSQSFRAPDMHYLFAGESGFYTTVKDTYRCETETDYDCSYGSEQGYREGNLMLKEETGTNLNFGFVVRPLDQLSLSVDLYRVKLRDIVNDESSQDLLDIEADCRTGDLDPSSARCLDVLQRVVREENPLSGDMELQSLSLLPINQSILNQTGVDMQLDYRYNTDNFGEFRLNLGYTNVIDYEEQIFSSDPVEDVRNALDNYEPRSYVNGSVSWNYGNFSTTVFARRIGSTPNYDEDARISSWKTINMTATYDVNENLRFSLMSNNLLNERPPVDDTWTAWPYFYRGQYNGFGRELFAEVQYRF; this is translated from the coding sequence ATGAATTACGATAAAAACCACGTATTCAAAAAAGGCCTTTTAACTGCCGCTATTTCATGTGCATTATTCGGGACGGCTCTATCGGTATCTGCCGAAGAGGAAGCCTCTAAAGCCGAAGATGCCGCTAAAATCAAGGAGGATAAAAAAGATCTTGAGGAGGTAGTGGTTACGGGATCCTTGATTCCAAGAGATGGATTTACCGGACCAAACCCGATGGTCGTGATGGACAAGGACGCTATGAAGGAGCGTGGTTTTGTCAATCTGACCGATGTGATGGACTCCCTGACCCAGTCAACCGGTGCGGTACAGGGCGAGCAATACACTAACTCATTTACCCCGGCTGCCCAGGACGTAAACCTGCGCGGATTTGGTGCGGGTCGCACACTGGTGCTGCTCAATGGTCGCCGCTTGGCGGACTATCCTGCACCTTATAACAGCGAAAGTAACTTCTTCAACTTCTCTTCCATTCCCCTGTCTGCTGTGGAACGTATCGAGGTGATGACCTCTGGTGCATCGGCAGTATATGGCTCTGATGCGATTGCCGGTGTGGTCAACATTATTACTCGCAAGAATGTTGAAGACACTACCATCTCATTTCGTCGCGGTACCACCACCGAAGGTGGCGGCGACTCCCAGCAATTGCAATTTGTAACCGGTCACTCCTTTGATCGCGGCTCGTTCACGATTACCGGTGAATACCAGGAGCAGGATCCAATCTACGGTAAGGACCGTGGTTTTATGGACTCTTACATGGATCGTCCATTAAGTGTCCGGTATCCGGATCGTGCGATCCTGACTATGGATAACTTCACTGCCCATTACATTGATCCAGGCTCGGATGCCTGTGATGACTCCCTGACTGGATACGGCTACTCCGAAAGGCCTGACAAGCCAGCTGGTGCTGGTTTGTACTGTGGTAACGATGGTGACGGTGAAGAATCTCTGCGCAGCTACCGCGAACGTATGTCGGTGTTTTTTGATGGTCGGTATGAGTTGAATAACGGTGTTGAGCTGTTTGCCAATGCAATGTATTGGGATTCTACTGTCGAGCAGCGCAACTTTAAGCTTTGGTGGGGTGGTGACATCCTGACTGAGGATTTCGACTGGATCTATCTGCAGCGATTTTTTACAGCGAATGAAACTGGCGATCAGGAAGTTGGTTTTGATGAGAATACCTGGAACCTGACTTTGGGTGCCAAGGGGGAAGTTGCGCTGTTTAATAAAACCTTTGACTGGGAAGTGGCGCTGACCAACAGCGAATACGACTACGCCAGTTCTCAGGTTCGCTTCAAGGAAGAGGCTATTGACGAGTATTTCCTGGGAACTGAGGATTTGTGGGGATACGGCTATTTAAGTGGTAACCCCGACCACAGTATTTACACTGCTTTCACACCGGAAATTCTCGGACCAATGATGGGCATGAATAACGAAACCGGTGACTCTTACGGTCGTCAATTGAGCGCCAAAATCACCGGTGAATTGACCGAGTTTAACTGGATGGCTGGGCCAATCCAGATGGCGTTGCAGATGGAGTATGCCAAGCAGGGTTATACCCTGGCCCCACACCCACGTGCGCTGGATAAAACCGGTAACGGCTGGTGGGGCTTGAGTGCCACCGGCGGTGGTGGTGATCGCAACCGCTCTGCAGTGGGCATGGAGTTTTTGTTGCCGGTAACCGACGACCTTGAAGTGACTGTGGCCAGTCGCTATGACCGTTACGACGACGGCTCTGATGTGGGTGGACGTCCAACCAGTCAGGTCAAATTCCTCTTCAGTCCGGTAGATTGGTTGACGGTTCGTGGTGGTTGGTCACAGAGTTTCCGTGCGCCGGATATGCACTACCTGTTCGCGGGTGAGAGTGGTTTTTACACCACTGTAAAAGATACCTATCGCTGTGAAACAGAAACCGACTACGACTGCTCGTATGGCAGTGAGCAGGGCTACCGTGAGGGTAACCTGATGCTGAAAGAGGAGACTGGAACCAACCTCAACTTCGGCTTTGTGGTTCGCCCGCTTGACCAGCTGTCCCTGTCGGTTGATCTGTATCGAGTGAAGTTGCGCGATATCGTTAACGATGAAAGCTCTCAGGACCTGCTGGATATTGAGGCGGATTGCCGCACTGGTGACCTTGACCCGAGCTCTGCCCGTTGTCTGGATGTGCTCCAGCGCGTGGTTCGTGAAGAGAACCCTCTCTCCGGTGATATGGAGCTGCAATCCCTGAGTTTGTTGCCTATCAACCAGTCAATTTTGAACCAGACTGGTGTCGATATGCAGTTGGATTACCGTTACAACACCGACAATTTTGGTGAGTTCCGTTTGAATCTGGGCTACACCAATGTGATCGACTACGAAGAGCAGATCTTTTCCAGTGATCCGGTGGAGGATGTACGTAACGCATTGGACAACTATGAGCCTCGCTCTTACGTCAATGGCAGTGTGTCCTGGAATTACGGCAATTTCAGCACAACGGTATTTGCCCGTCGCATAGGTTCTACACCTAACTACGATGAGGATGCGCGAATCAGCTCCTGGAAAACTATCAATATGACGGCTACTTACGACGTCAATGAAAACCTGCGTTTCTCGTTAATGAGTAACAACCTGCTGAATGAGCGCCCTCCGGTGGATGACACCTGGACAGCGTGGCCGTATTTCTACCGCGGTCAGTACAACGGTTTTGGACGTGAGTTGTTTGCAGAGGTTCAGTACCGGTTCTAA
- the greA gene encoding transcription elongation factor GreA, which translates to MNKIPMTAIGEAKLRAELEHLKKVERPRIVEAIAEARAHGDLKENAEYHAAREQQGFAEGRINEIEGKLSHAQIIDVTKIAPSDKVIFGSTVEIINLDTDETVRYQIVGDDEASVKEGKISYQSPIARAMIGKEVGEIVVVNTPSGEVEYEIDSVAHL; encoded by the coding sequence ATGAACAAGATTCCAATGACCGCTATCGGTGAGGCCAAACTTCGCGCCGAACTGGAACACCTGAAAAAAGTTGAACGCCCGCGTATTGTTGAGGCGATTGCCGAGGCTCGCGCTCACGGTGACCTGAAAGAAAACGCTGAATACCACGCCGCTCGCGAACAGCAGGGTTTTGCCGAGGGTCGCATCAACGAGATCGAGGGAAAACTGTCCCACGCCCAGATCATTGATGTCACCAAGATAGCGCCCAGTGACAAGGTGATTTTCGGCTCGACTGTAGAGATCATTAATCTGGATACGGATGAAACGGTTCGTTACCAGATTGTGGGTGACGACGAAGCCTCAGTAAAAGAGGGGAAGATTTCTTACCAGTCTCCGATTGCACGTGCAATGATCGGTAAAGAAGTCGGCGAAATCGTGGTCGTTAACACTCCTTCCGGAGAGGTGGAGTACGAAATCGACAGCGTGGCTCACCTCTAA